A genome region from Camelina sativa cultivar DH55 chromosome 10, Cs, whole genome shotgun sequence includes the following:
- the LOC104719287 gene encoding uncharacterized protein LOC104719287 has product MVELLFLLSFLVELQSNCFHMNLESIKMKEGVSYISLLFKRPVSWLSFLAPLLLHIVGLGFSQILVTSAALFFSSFFFPLTIQKPNFKVQDLSQQDQYSLGETEVSTTTTDDIVKIKDEDDGTIPDEESLIELSLPSGHYVGHRYSTMIVQQDQKVMYNNIPDFRLIQLSAEYEDDNLIEIDISIGSIKCSRFQIKA; this is encoded by the coding sequence ATGGTTGAACTCttgtttcttctatcttttttgGTGGAGCTACAAAGTAATTGCTTTCATATGAATCTTGAGAgcataaaaatgaaagaagggGTGAGTTATATTTCATTGCTTTTTAAGAGACCAGTTTCATGGTTGTCTTTTCTTGCCCCACTACTTCTTCACATCGTAGGACTTGGCTTCTCCCAAATCCTAGTTACCTCAGCTGCTTTGTtcttctcatctttcttcttccctctcacaatccaaaaaccaaacttCAAGGTTCAAGATCTTAGTCAACAAGATCAGTACTCTCTAGGAGAGACTGAAGTATCTACGACGACCACTGATGATATTGTCAAAATTAAGGACGAAGACGACGGAACAATCCCTGATGAGGAAAGCCTCATAGAGCTCTCCTTACCAAGTGGTCACTACGTTGGCCACCGCTATAGTACTATGATTGTACAACAAGATCAAAAGGTCATGTACAACAACATCCCAGATTTCAGGCTTATCCAACTATCAGCCGAGTATGAAGACGATAATCTGATCGAAATTGACATTTCCATCGGATCCATCAAGTGTTCAAGGTTCCAGATCAAAGCCTGA